Sequence from the Thermocaproicibacter melissae genome:
TTGCATATTTCACGCAAGCCTGCGCTTTGCGCTCAAAGCTGCCGTTATAAATGTTGCAAATCATTTTCCTTGCGAGTGCTTCCAGCGGATGTGTCTCATCCATCTCTTCCATATAATCGAGGTTAAAGTCGTCGCAGACGATGGAACACTTATCATTATAATTCAGATAAGACTGCAAGGTCGGCTGAGAATACGGGGTCGTGTGCACCCAAAACAGACGCTTCCCCGTATCCGGAGGATATGTCCCGATTTCTTCGTCGAGCATTCGGAAAAAGTCCAGCACCCACTGAGAACCGATGTTCAAATGCGTGGCAAGAAGCAGAAACAGGACCAGAGTCATCGTATTGGGGTAACTGTGGCTGATTCGTTTCTTGAGGGCGCTGGAAAAATGCGCTTTCGACTCATTTTCTCGGTGAATGGTTTCGCGCAGGGCGTCTTCACTGTATTTTCTGCCCGTCGCGTTTTCCAGCACCTGAATCAGGCTGCGGAGCTGTTCCACAACATAGCGTTCTGCCTCGGGAGACCAGTTCTGCGGAATATCCAGAATAAAATTCTTGACACCGAACCGCTGTTCCATATAGCGGAAAGTGCCGATGTTTCCATCGCATGTCACGGATGTCGTAACGCCCAGCCGAGGCAGAGGAAGAACGCCGGACTCAACCGCCCCGATGAAGTTTTTGTGGTAAGAGCAAAGCGTTGAGGAAATGCCCACATCTTCCGCACGGTCAATGAAGTAATCCTCCAGCCAAAAGCCGGAAAGGTAAGAGGCCAAACACTCTACGGAGACGCAGGACAAGCCGAATGTCTGCAGCAGCTCCGTCGGAGCGAAAATATTCGTCCAGGCGTAAGTTTCCGGGTGGCTGAGCGCATCCGCTACCACGCCTACCGCTTTCGAATTGAGAAAGCGGTACGCTTTCGGCATCTTTTTCTCGGCAAAATGGGCACAGCGAAACGATTCCAGATAAAGTCCGGTCCGAATCATGGCACTGGCAGTCTTTGGCTTGTCCGCAATCTGCCTGCGGACGACGTTGCCGTATGTTCTTGCAACATTCATTGCGCCGGCGCCCCCTATCATTGAGTAATAAAACTGCACGTTAATAAAAGAAAGGGCGGTATGAAATCTTCATACCGCCCGCGCGTTCTGAAAACTACTGCGCAACTTTCTCTGCAGCGACTTTCTCCGGATGACTTGTTTCCCACAAATGCTGGGCGCAGGGCTGCCAATTCTTCGCGTACTCCGTGCACTTGCCGCAGAGATGTTCGCAGGATTCCGGACTCAGCAGGTCTGTGCTGACTGCTCCAGTCTGGTGGACCAATTCAACCAGCTTCTCCGGATTCTCGAGCATCGGGCACGGACGAAGCATATTGTCGTTGAACGGCTGATTCTTCTGGTAAGCGAGGAACAACGGCTGGCGCAGGCAGTCGATCCAGCTCATGTTGTGGATATTCGCGCTCGAATAGTGAATAAAGACGCACGGCTCAACGTCGCCGTTCGCGTTGACGTGGCAGTAATATTTTCCGCCGGCGATGCATCCGCCGACAAATTCACCGTCGTTCTGGAAGTCGATGGTGAAAATCGGCTTGCCGCCTTCCCAGTCGCGAATCTCACGAATACGATGATACATATATTCACGCTGTTCCGGAGTCAGCAGAAGCTCAGTGGAAGCGTCGTTGCCGACCGGCATATAGTGGAAATACCAGCTGAACAGAACGCCCTTTGAAATGAGGAAATCTAAGAACTCGTCGCTGGTAACATCTTTGTAGTTTACAGAAGTGTAGCAGATTGATGTGCCGTAGACAAGGCCATAGCTATGTAGCTTATCCATAGCTGCCATGACGCGTTTAAAGGTGCCTTTTCCGCGGCGGCTGTCTGTCGCTTCTTCAAAGCCTTCAATCGAGAGAGACAGCCAGATATTCCCGAGGCGCTTCATATCCTGGCAGAAAGCGTCGTCAATCAGGGTTCCGTTGGTGAAGAGCATGAACGCACAGTCTCTATGCTTCTCGGCAAGCTTCACAATGTCTGCCTTGCGCACCATGGGTTCGCCGCCGGTCATAAAGAAGTTGTGAGTTCCAAGTTCCTTGGCTTGAGACACAAGACTGTCCATATCTTCAAAGCTCAAGTTCAGCGTTTTCCCGTATTCCGCTGCCCAGCAGCCGGTGCAGTGCAGGTTGCAGGCACTGGTGGGGTCAAACAGAACAATATACGGAATGCTGCAGCCGTATTTTTCTGCATTTTTCTGGGTATCGCGGAATCCGCGGAAACCGCCTTCGTAACCGGCATTCAGCATCAATGTTTTCAGAACAAAAGGATCGACTGTGTCAAGGATATGGCTCAGCTGACGTGACCACTTACTGTCGGTTCCTAAGAACTTACGCAGCGATTCGTAAGCCTGCGGTGACCAGACATCGCCTAAGACTTTTTCAATTGCATTAACGACCTGAACAAAACCTTTGGTACGATCTTTCTTGGCGTATTTCATAACGCCGTCCAGAACCAGTTCAAATGCCTTGCGCTCAGCGGCATGTGCAATTTTATTCTGCATAATTCCTTCCTCCTTATGGCGATTGTCACGTGCCTATTAATTTTCAGTATAATATTTACAGTGACAAAAGTCAATGAGACATTTTCCACATTTTGTATAGAATTTTGGAGATAACCGGCAATATTTCTGCTTATCTGGACATTTTCAACCAGTTTTTGTATACTGACCAAAGAACATATCACAGGAGGCTTCTAAATGAAAAAATTCTGGTCAGAATTTCGCAGTTTCGCGATGAAGGGCAGCATGATCGACCTAGCCATCGGCGTCATCATCGGCGGCGCTTTCAGCACCGTTGTTTCTTCGCTCGTGAACGATATCATCTCTCCGCTCCTTAGTATTGTCATCGGGCGCATCAATATTTCCGATTTAAAACTGACCATCACCTCCATTCCGGGAACGAAGGATATTGTGCTGAATTACGGTATCTTCCTACAGAACCTGCTGAATTTCTTTATGGTGGCTCTTTCCATTTTTATCGTCATCCGCGCCGTTAACCGGATTCGCGAGAAAATTCCTGTTTTAAGCGACATTAAGCCCCCGGAAACTCCGGCCAAGCTGACGAAAACAGAAGAGCTGCTCACGGAAATACGCGACCTGTTAAAGTCGAAGGAAAACTGATTGCCCGCTTTTTTTGTCAGCTACCGCGCTCCCAACTGTTTTCCACGAATTCAGACATAATTCTCAAAAATATTGCTTATGTTTCCAAATTGTTGATTGTTATTCCTTATTTTGCTATAATGGTTATATATTTCACAGCAGCCATTCTCTGCTAATTTGAGAGTATGGGGATCGTGGAAAAATATTCGGGAGGAAGCGTATGATTCGCTGCATTCTCGTCGACTTTGCCATTCTGGTCAGTTGCCTCTACGCGTCGTTTTTGACTTTTCGGCTAAACAAAAAGGGACGCCGCTTTTTCAAGCGGTATCCACGCATCTTCAAAGGGCTGTTCGGCTTGTTCTGCGGCGTTTCCGGTGTTCTCCTTGCGCTTTTTCCCATCTCAATTAACGGAACCACCTTCGATGTTGGGTGTATTTTTCTGCTGTATGCGGGCATATACGGCGGAGCGGTTCCGCTGGCTTTCTGCTCGGTTGTGCTGATTCTGTGCATTGTCTTTACGCATGGGTTTTCCATTGCGACGGCTTTGGGCATCGTCAGCGTCCTTCTGATGGCTGGTATCGTGATTCTGGCAAACCGAATCAAGCTGAGCGATTGCAAGAAATGGTTTCTCTGCACCGTTTGCTTTCTGCCGGCTTCTCTGCTCGGTTTTTTACCTGCGGAAAATTCTTTCCTCACTTTCACATCCTTTGCATTATGTTTTCTTCTCTTTTCGGCGTTTTGCTATTGCATTGCCAACACACAGCAAAAGTTAGATGTGCTTTTACAGCGTCTGCACCGAGAATCCACACGGGACTATCTGACCGGCCTGAATAACGTGCGCCGGTTCGACGAAATGTTCAACCTCGCCGTGCGAAACTCAAGAAGGCTGAATCAAAGCCTGTCTCTGCTGATGTGCGATATTGATTTTTTCAAGAAAATCAATGACCAATACGGTCACCAGAACGGCGACGCGATACTCGTTCAGTTCAGCTGGATTTTACAGCGGGATTTTCCGCACTGCGTTCTTTCGCGCAACGGCGGCGAAGAATTTACAATAATTCTGCGAAACTGCGACGAGATGCAGGCGCTCGCGGCGGCGGAGCAGTTTCGCATGGACATTGAACGCAGCCACTTTGCGCTTGTGGACGGCGGCTTCATCCACATTACGGTTTCGATTGGCGTTGCCTCATGCTGCCCCGGCGAAGGCGACGAGCGATTATTGGAACGGGCTGACATGGCTCTTTACACGGCAAAACGAGGCGGACGCAACAAAGTTTCCATTTTCCGCTGTGGCAAGTACTCCCCTGAACTCTACAAGCACTCCCCCGAAGTCTAACGGAACAAAAAATCTTACAAGAAATCGCCACTTTCTGAAAAAAAGCTTGACTTCGCTTGGAAAATCAAATATAATAATAAAGCTGTCTGCCGCGACAGCCAAGAAAATGCGCTCGTAGCTCAGCTGGATAGAGTGTTTGACTACGAATCAAAAGGTCGGGGGTTCGAATCCCTCCGGGCGCACCAAACTAAAAACCCGCATGAACGCTGAAAATCTAGTATTCATGCGGGTTTTTCGTATTTTTAGGCTCGTGTTCTTGTTAACAAAACGTAAACAGAAAATGAAATAAAATTAACAAAATGTAAACAAAAATTATATAAAAAGGGACATAGAGGGGACAATGAGGGGATATAAATTTCTTGGTGCTGTACGATGGCACCTGCGGCAAAACAGCTAACAGGGAAGATGATTCGATATAAAATTTTGATTGTTCTTTTTTGTTAATAAAATTTCAATATTAATTTATAAAATGGGATATACATTGGGAGTGAACTCTAGCAGAAAGCGCATAAAATGATGGTTTTGAGCATTGATGCTTCCCTGCAAATGAGTATGGAAAGCCTAGTGTTATAATTTTTTATCCAGGAGGAGACAGGTTTATGGAGAACTTTACTTTCTACGCACCTACTTATTTCGCCTTTGGAAAAGGCAGCGAAGAAAATGTGGGTGCTTTGGTGGAACGTTTCGGGGGGAAAAAGGTACTGATTCATTACGGCGGCGGATCTGCCATTCGCAGCGGATTAATGGACAAGGTGATTGCTTCCCTGAAATCCCGCAACATTTCTTATATAGAACTGGGAGGCGTCAAACCGAATCCGAGAAGCGGACTTGTCTATCAGGGAATTGATCTTTGCCGCAAAGAGAACGTCGATTTTATTCTGGCCGTCGGCGGCGGCAGTGTAATCGACTCTGCCAAAGCAATTGCTGCCGGCGTGGTCTATGAAGGCGATTTCTGGGACTATTACAAAACCGGAAAGCCGGTTGACAAAGCTCTTCCGGTCGGCACCGTGCTGACCATTGCAGCAGCCGGAAGCGAAGGTTCTCCCGACTCTGTTATCACGCACGAAGACGGCATGTATAAACTCGGCGCTTCCGGTGAAGCACTGCGCCCGAAGTTTTCTGTTTTGAACCCAGAGTACACTTGCTCGCTCCCTGCTTATCAAACCGCCTGCGGTATTACCGACATTATGGCACATGTGTGCGAGCGGTATTTTACCAACACAAAGAACGTGGAGATTACCGACCGCCTTTGCGAGGGAATTCTGAAGGCAATGATTGAGGAGTCCCCAAAGGTCATCAAGAATCTGCACGAT
This genomic interval carries:
- a CDS encoding 2-hydroxyacyl-CoA dehydratase subunit D; translation: MNVARTYGNVVRRQIADKPKTASAMIRTGLYLESFRCAHFAEKKMPKAYRFLNSKAVGVVADALSHPETYAWTNIFAPTELLQTFGLSCVSVECLASYLSGFWLEDYFIDRAEDVGISSTLCSYHKNFIGAVESGVLPLPRLGVTTSVTCDGNIGTFRYMEQRFGVKNFILDIPQNWSPEAERYVVEQLRSLIQVLENATGRKYSEDALRETIHRENESKAHFSSALKKRISHSYPNTMTLVLFLLLATHLNIGSQWVLDFFRMLDEEIGTYPPDTGKRLFWVHTTPYSQPTLQSYLNYNDKCSIVCDDFNLDYMEEMDETHPLEALARKMICNIYNGSFERKAQACVKYAKEYQCDAAVEFCHWGCKQSAGGAILLKEEMRKAGIPMLILHGDSVDRRNNHDGQIRTRFEAFLEMLNRGQEATE
- a CDS encoding radical SAM protein, with the translated sequence MQNKIAHAAERKAFELVLDGVMKYAKKDRTKGFVQVVNAIEKVLGDVWSPQAYESLRKFLGTDSKWSRQLSHILDTVDPFVLKTLMLNAGYEGGFRGFRDTQKNAEKYGCSIPYIVLFDPTSACNLHCTGCWAAEYGKTLNLSFEDMDSLVSQAKELGTHNFFMTGGEPMVRKADIVKLAEKHRDCAFMLFTNGTLIDDAFCQDMKRLGNIWLSLSIEGFEEATDSRRGKGTFKRVMAAMDKLHSYGLVYGTSICYTSVNYKDVTSDEFLDFLISKGVLFSWYFHYMPVGNDASTELLLTPEQREYMYHRIREIRDWEGGKPIFTIDFQNDGEFVGGCIAGGKYYCHVNANGDVEPCVFIHYSSANIHNMSWIDCLRQPLFLAYQKNQPFNDNMLRPCPMLENPEKLVELVHQTGAVSTDLLSPESCEHLCGKCTEYAKNWQPCAQHLWETSHPEKVAAEKVAQ
- the mscL gene encoding large-conductance mechanosensitive channel protein MscL → MKKFWSEFRSFAMKGSMIDLAIGVIIGGAFSTVVSSLVNDIISPLLSIVIGRINISDLKLTITSIPGTKDIVLNYGIFLQNLLNFFMVALSIFIVIRAVNRIREKIPVLSDIKPPETPAKLTKTEELLTEIRDLLKSKEN
- a CDS encoding GGDEF domain-containing protein yields the protein MIRCILVDFAILVSCLYASFLTFRLNKKGRRFFKRYPRIFKGLFGLFCGVSGVLLALFPISINGTTFDVGCIFLLYAGIYGGAVPLAFCSVVLILCIVFTHGFSIATALGIVSVLLMAGIVILANRIKLSDCKKWFLCTVCFLPASLLGFLPAENSFLTFTSFALCFLLFSAFCYCIANTQQKLDVLLQRLHRESTRDYLTGLNNVRRFDEMFNLAVRNSRRLNQSLSLLMCDIDFFKKINDQYGHQNGDAILVQFSWILQRDFPHCVLSRNGGEEFTIILRNCDEMQALAAAEQFRMDIERSHFALVDGGFIHITVSIGVASCCPGEGDERLLERADMALYTAKRGGRNKVSIFRCGKYSPELYKHSPEV
- a CDS encoding iron-containing alcohol dehydrogenase, whose amino-acid sequence is MENFTFYAPTYFAFGKGSEENVGALVERFGGKKVLIHYGGGSAIRSGLMDKVIASLKSRNISYIELGGVKPNPRSGLVYQGIDLCRKENVDFILAVGGGSVIDSAKAIAAGVVYEGDFWDYYKTGKPVDKALPVGTVLTIAAAGSEGSPDSVITHEDGMYKLGASGEALRPKFSVLNPEYTCSLPAYQTACGITDIMAHVCERYFTNTKNVEITDRLCEGILKAMIEESPKVIKNLHDYEARANIMWAGMVAHNNICGVGRGQDWSSHCLEHELSALYDVAHGAGLAVMMPAWMKYVMKHDINRFAQFAVRVWDCDMNFANPEITAEEGINRFRAFLQSIGMPTNFKELGAKEEDIPKMVRHMGVTNENPIGGFMKLGPEDVKAIYRLAL